One Caretta caretta isolate rCarCar2 chromosome 6, rCarCar1.hap1, whole genome shotgun sequence genomic region harbors:
- the LOC125638125 gene encoding olfactory receptor 5W2-like, giving the protein MERGNHSEATEFILSGLTVGPEMQVPLFGVFLLIYGITLVGNAGMILLIRIDPQLHTPMYFFLSNLSFCDLCYSSIISPKMLLNFLAERKSISYTACAVQMYLFYVFSDVECLLLAVMAYDRYVAICNPLLYTVTMSRQLCKQLVAGVYAVGLVDSMIYACFTFQLSFCSSNIINHFYCDIPPLLALSCSDTHINEIVMFTLVCCIILSSFVTVLLSYVYITCTILHIRSAKGRRKAFSTCTFHLTTVVLLFGTLLFMYLRPTSSYSMDTDKVASVFYTLVIPLLNPLIYSLRNKEVKNALRKAMNKLLTNS; this is encoded by the coding sequence ATGGAAAGGGGAAATCACTCGGAAGCGACTGAGTTCATTCTCTCAGGACTGACAGTTGGTCCGGAGATGCAGGTCCCCCTGTTTGGGGTGTTCCTACTGATTTATGGTATTACCCTGGTGGGGAATGCGGGAATGATCTTGTTAATCAGGATTGATCCCCaactccacacccccatgtactttttcctcagtaatttgtctttctgtgacctTTGCTATTCCTCGATAATTTCCCCTAAGATGCTGCTGAATTTCCTAGCTGAGAGGAAAAGCATTTCTTACACTGCCTGTGCTGTGCAAATGTATCTCTTTTACGTTTTTTCAGATGTTGAGtgcctcttgctggctgtgatggcctatgaccgttatgtggccatctgtaacccactgctcTATACGGTCACTATGTCCAGGCAGCTTTGTaaacagctggtggctggggtgtaCGCTGTGGGGTTGGTGGATTCAATGATATACGCATGTTTTACatttcaactgtcattctgcagctcaAATATCATCAATCATTTCTACTGTGACATCCCACCACTGTTGGCGCTCTCCTGTTCTGACACCCACATCAATGAGATTGTGATGTTTACTTTAGTATGCTGCATTATCCTGAGCAGCTTCGTGACTGTCCTCCTCTCCTATGTCTATATCACCTGCACCATCCTGCACATCCGCTCTGCCAAGGGCCGAcgcaaagccttctccacctgcactttCCACTTGACCACTGTGGTTCTGCTTTTTGGCACCCTCCTCTTCATGTATTTACGTCCCACCTCCAGctattccatggacacagacaaaGTGGCCTCAGTGTTTTACACACTGGTGATCCCCTTgttgaaccccctcatctacagcctgaggaacaaggaaGTGAAGAACGCCCTGAGGAAAGCAATGAATAAACTCCTAACCAATTCTTGA
- the LOC125638704 gene encoding olfactory receptor-like protein OLF1, with product MGNHSDVTEFILSRLTARPELQVPLFVVFLLIYGINLLGIGAMILLITIDPRLHTPMYFFLRNLSFCDLCLSLIISPQMLLNFLAERKSISYTACTVQMYLSIIFSDIECLLLAVMAYDHYVAICNPLLYTVTVSRHLCKQLVAAVYAVGVVDSVIHTCFTFRRSFCSSIIINHFFCDVLPLLVLSCSDTHIKEIVIFASMSSTQVISFVSVLLSYVNSISAILQIHSPEGRHKAFSTCTFHLTSVVLYFGTLFFKYLRPTSIYSMDPDKVTSVFYTLLIPMLNPLIYSLRNMEVKDALRKAMNKLLTNS from the coding sequence ATGGGAAATCATTCGGATGTGACTGAGTTCATTCTGTCAAGACTGACAGCTCGTCCGGAGCTGCAGGTCCCCCTCTTTGTAGTATTCCTACTGATTTATGGTATCAACCTGCTGGGGATTGGGGCGATGATCTTGTTAATCACAATTGATCCCCgactccacacccccatgtactttttcctcaggaatttgtctttctgtgacctctgccttTCCTTGATAATTTCCCCTCAGATGCTGCTGAATTTCTTAGCCGAGAGGAAAAGTATTTCTTACACAGCCTGCACTGTGCAAATGTATCTCTCTATCATTTTTTCAGATATTGAGTGCCTCTTGCTAGCTGTGATGGCATATGACCAttatgtggccatctgtaacccTCTGCTCTATACGGTCACTGTGTCCAGACATCTTTGCAAACAGCTGGTGGCTGCTGTGTACgctgtgggggtggtggattCAGTGATACACACGTGTTTTACATTTCGGCGGTCATTCTGCAGCTCCATCAtcatcaatcatttcttctgtgacgTCCTCCCACTGTTGGTGCTCTCCTGTTCTGACACCCACATCAAAGAGATTGTGATCTTTGCTTCCATGAGCTCCACTCAAGTGATCAGCTTTGTGAGTGTCCTCCTCTCCTATGTAAATAGCATCTCCGCCATCCTACAGATCCACTCTCCCGAGGGCCGccacaaagccttctccacctgcactttCCACTTGACCTCTGTGGTCCTGTATTTTGGCACCCTCTTCTTCAAGTATTTACGTCCCACCTCCATCTATTCCATGGACCCAGACAAAGTGACCTCAGTGTTTTACACGCTATtgatccccatgttgaacccgctcatctacagcctgaggaacatgGAGGTGAAGGATGCCCTGAGGAAAGCAATGAATAAACTCCTAACCAATTCTTGA